The region GCATTTTCCGGGGAAAATGTATGTTTCATTTTACCATTTTCAGCGagtgtatttttattattaattaaaattaatcactttatttattcaccaaaaaaacaaatcaccttattttaatttgaaactgtttcaaaaaaaattgaaacttctataatttattttataatttccttctccaaaatttaaaattaggaataaaataaaattacgtTAATAGTTTCTATAGTTATTTGAAATAATattcatattttaataattgtcaaaaaaaaagttaaataactATAATTCTCAGAATTTCCTCTACAAaatcatgaaaatgaaaaaaaaaaaaaaaatatatatatatatatatatacatataattatTCATGTCAACAtatcaattaaaataaaataaactaatcaTACTAACATTTTCATTTGTGCAAACCAATGAACAAAATTTGTATTATTTATATTGAATTATTTTCAGCTTCTGAAaacattttattcattttaaatCATAAGCAAACTATTTCCAATCAATAGAACGAAAAGAAAATTGCAACAATATACCAAGTAACATCTAGAACATAGTTCGTCACATTTTCTATACTTTTCATAATCTAATCTATTGTTGTTACCAAGAAGGGTTTTTTGGGGTCCAAAGACTAATaccaagatttttttttgtcaaacatAAATACCCATTAACAATAGAAAGAGACCACGGCCCAATAACGAAAAGTTCTTGTTTCTTTTTACCAGAAAAACAAAGTTATCTTTTTCTCCAGAAAATATGTCACATAAGCCCACTGAGTTTAACAAAAAATGGCCACTGAGGTAGTCATACCAATTTCTTTGttccaaaaacaaacaaacaaaaagccACTTCATCTTGGTTCTTGCTACGCCATATAATTAATTGGGACTCCTTGACATAATAAGTAATCAAGAATTCTATTCTACATAAAGTCCCAATGAACATGAGTTCTAACTCAGTTGTCAAAATCTAACAGTTCACAAAAAGGGCttggaaaaacaaacaaaactgGAGAAGCACAGGTACACAAAGCTTGAGTTAGAACTAAATctctttttcattattttttttccctCCCTGCTTAGAATCCTTTCCTCCAAGTTAATCAACTAATCTACTTGTACAAAAGACTGGTATGAGGTTATTATACGGCAAGATGTATATACAAGTAAGAGATATATACACAGttacaaatttaaaataaataaataaaacatggCTATAGTAACCCTTCCTGTGATGAAAATTGGGTGCTATGATAATAATATGATAATTAGCATAAGGAATATTTCTCTACCCGTCAATCAAGAAAGTTTCCGGCCAAGGTTTCCACCAGTTCTCCGCTAGCCTGAGAAGATACTGCTTCGGCTGCTCTAACTAACGTTATGGCCTTGGACATTGCCAAATCTGCTTTCTCCATCAGCAACTGAGCCATTTTGCGTTTTTGTATTGCAATTTCCTTCCATTCCTTTACAGAAGCTTTAGCTGCTTCAACCTTGAGCATGGCATTCTTAAGCTCCACAGCATTTTGGTCAGCTGCAACTGTTGTTAATGAATACTATCAGACTAAGTTTCTAAAACATGCATATGTAAAAACACCTCCAGTTAAAATGGCTCATAAATAAAGTCTAActtcttttataaaaaaaatgcatgtcAGTTGTCAGACAAGGTCAAGAAGAAAGAACTATGTGTGTGTTTGGACCATCGTTGTCACACTTGATTTCagataaaattgattatggtCAAATTGATTATGGTAAAAGTGAAATGAACAGATTAGAAAGTGGGTGGATACATTCATGAAATCTGATTTTTGTGGGGCAATGTAGTGAAATCTCAGAATTAATTATATTCGCTTCAtcacagaattgattttggctgaAATCAATTCTGAGATGATTATCAAACATCTATACTGTCATCTAAAGTTTACTCAACGAGAACTGATTTTGAGGTTACCAACGGGGAACCAAACACGCTAAATCAAAACACAACACCAACAGGTTAAAGTATCGAAAACAAAAGCATCAAATTCGCAATATTCTGACAGACCTAGAGCAACCCCCATTCCAAGTTCCAATTATTGATACAATTATAATCTTACCTTGCAAAACACTTGGATGATTGCCTCTACAAAGTTGACTAGGCTGCCTCTTGAATGATCTCTTCTTTCGTAGGAAGGGTTTAGGAATAAACTGAGATCTCTTTGATTGATGACACTGACACAAGAAATCATATCAACCATGTCAGTCAGATAACAAGGTTGCATTGCAGTTTACAACAATAACCACCAATTTAGTCTACAACACCTAATTTAGATTCTAataaaaacagaggaaaaacaTGATATTGAAAATTAAGATGctaaaaagcaaataaaaatgaaaaataactcAAAATAGGAAGCAAATGTAACCATCTGAAACTGAAAAAgacagaagaaagaaagtggATTCAAGATATTTTATATATTCATATCAGGACAATTGAAAACCACAAGTCCTAAATATTTCCCATGTTTTGGCTACAGGATGAGAAGACAACAGCTCAGGTTATTTTGCTAAAAAAAACAACTTCTACGAGGTGATGGCAAAATTACCTGGAAAACCCTGAGCAGTGATGAACATTTTTGTTTCCGCTTTCTCATCCAGTAACTATGCACAGCTTCTACCACTTCCTTGCTAACACGATCCTGACACCAATTAGCCACATGTTTTTCATCATAACAATTGTCCGGGTTATAATAATAAGCCTTCTCCAAAGCATCAATAATTAGTTCAAAATTCTCCTCTGACACATGTTCCTGAAACTCCTTATTGAATTTACTCAGCCATTCCTCATCTTCAGAATCCATGTCATAGTTAGCAGTCTTCCTATTCATTGCCCTGGACAACTCATCACCATTTGCAGATATGTAAGTGCTTGGTCTGTTGAAGGGAACACCACAACTGTCAGCGTAGCCAGAGACATCATGAACACCCGGTACTGGGATAAATTTCACAACAGGAGCGGGAACATTACGCCCGGAGCACTCCTTGTAAAGATTTTTAAAGACAATCCAGTCCTGATGATTAACAAACTCTAGTTTCCACCCATTGTCCAACGGAAACATTCTCACATGGGTGTACCGATTGGAATACCAGGATTTCATTACCTTTTCAGCCTTGACAGTGCATTTTGTCAATCCATCTTTCTTTACCACGAGAAGCCATCCTCCAGCGGCAggcacttcttctgaagtgacgACCACCCCTTCTATCCGGTAACATCTGTCCGCCTCTGCAATCAATATATTTGCAGAACAGGAAGATGAATTCAGCCCTTCTTTTGAATCCTCCATGGCAGGGTCTGCTTCTGAAAGGCTTACATTGGTGCTGCTGTTGGACAACGTTCGAAGTTTCTTGTTAGATGCAACAACAGAAAGATTTATTTCCCGTCCACGCTTTGAACCAGATACTAATGCTCCATTGCTTGAAGGATTTTGAGTTTTCCTCTTCCTCAGTGACTTTACTCTCCTCTTCTTCGAGGATTTTTTATATTGTCGATTTCGACTAGCTAATCTGGAACTCTTCCTGACAGAAAAATCCAAAGATAAACCATCACTGATATCAACAACTTTGGGAATGATTATTCCACTCTCTAGAGCTTCTCTCTTGAAGGAATTGCATGAAATGCTCACTTCATTCTGGAAGTCTGACAAACTAATTTCCTCCTCAACATCACTAGGCACGGGAGCATAAACAAGAGAAAAAGACCTAATCATAGATTTAAAAAGCATCGCAGAATGCAGATACTTAAAACAGAGAGGAACAGCAGAGAAATCCACAGAGAACAATGGCATGAACTGCGTCACTCCAAAAATCTGGCAAACCCCAACATTTGCAGTAACAGAACCCTGAAACAAGATCAAACTTAAAAATGTTATTTAAGACTATAGggtaaaacaaaaaaacagGGAAATCAACCATCAGATAGTTActgtttaatttattaaattatttatgtatttatttGGGGGACAAACTACAAATATGAACGAATCATAAATCACCAGACATTAATTCGAACTCATATATAGTTGTCCTGAGTAAAAGGTTGACAGCGTGGACTAACCCATTTGCAGACAATTACTaagattcaattttttaaagaaaaacatcaattctttgactttttataccaaaaataataaataaataaaaacaacacAAAATCGTATGCTATTATAAACCTTCCATTCCAACCATCCATacaaattaatcaaattaaCTTCTGAAAAATATGAAATCGCCCACATgtgaataaataaaattacacCAAAATCCCCAAAGATCTAGACCATTTGACATAGATATTCAGAAACAACAAAATCTCAGTTCACAAAACTTTCATCATTCTAAGAAAGGAACTAAATTAACTGTTTATACATGCAGGGGAAAACAGggcagaacagaacagaacacgAATCACAAACCCTAAACAGAACAAAACTGAATTAATTTACCTGCAAGAACTGAATCCCTCGTGAAGCATAAGCACTGCAAATGGGCTCTGATAGAAGGAAGGTAGATAGCTCCTTCAGGGTGATGCGAAACCTTCTGAATTGGCTCAACACATGAAACAAGAACCGCAAAAACAagccaccattgtcgccggaaGAGGGCTTCGCGACAACCGTAAGCACGCGCCGCTCCCTCCTCCTCCGTTGCCGCCTAGAAAACTGCAATCGGAACATCTTCCTATCACCATTCCCACTTTTTGTCAGCACAGAGCTTCCAGCACCACCgtttctcttcctctttctgAAGTACACAATCCCAAAAAATCTATCACGGCCATTCTTCCCATCATTCAAACTGAGAGTCCTTCGGTTCCTCTGCCTAACCATCTCAGAAAGACGGATGCTATCATCCTTGCCATCACCATCCACCATTGCCACGGCCCGCTCCGCCTTCTTCTCCGGCTTCTTCACCCCGCCCTGGCCCTCTTCTCCTCCCTCACTCCCTCTCCTTGATTTCCCCTCCCCGGAATCCGGCCAAAACCGCCTCCCCGACCGCAACACGCGAGCGGTATCGCCGCCCTTCACAACCCCAAACACCCTCGTCGTTCGCCTCATCCCAACCGATGGCATTGCCCTTCCGTCCCCAAATCACACTAGTCAGTCAAAACTCACCCCCAAACTCACTGAGTCACCGAATTGAGTCAACTCGGTAACGTCTCAGAATTCAGAATTCCCAAAAACGAATCAAAATCACACCAAAACTCAACTCAGAAATTCTTCAGAAATCcgcaaaattcaaaaaaaaaatctaacaaaaaaaaaattacacacaCAGATTCAAACACAACGATCAACCTGAATCAGGTGAGAACAACCACCGCATAATCACCGTCGGAGAGAAAACGATGACAGATCAAGAAAATCAAATCACCGAGAAAGGagggaaaaaattgaaaaaaattcaacacaACGATACAGAAAGCGATGAAGACGAAGGATCCAGAATCGAATCGCGAAGAGCGAGATCtacgaagagagagagagggatcgaggtttagagagagaaagcgaAGGAGCGGGAAAGAGCGCGCGCCTctgatgagagagagagaggtttgGGTAGGGTTTATGGTGTGTGTGGGGGAGGGAGTGATGTGACCCGTTGGATGAAGAAATGGACGGTGGAGATTTCACGATGAGGAAAGGAGGGTAAGAGAGAGTGAGGTTCAATGGCTGCAAGGAGCGTTTTCTGGTGtgaggggagagagagagagagagagagagagaagaggatATTTTATGACACGTAAGAGCGAGGTGGTGTGTGGTATGACAAATTTGTCCTTGAGGGTTGTGACGTGTGAGTGAAAGAGACGGTAGTAGTGTTGGGATTTGGGGGGTATCAGAGGGAGAAAAATATGGGATGCTTCTTGACTTGACTTCTAGTTTGATATATTCTTGTTTTGTACTTTTGTTTTTtaagtgttttaaaaaaatatattaaaatataacaaatttAGAGAAATttggaaagaattttttttttgaaggaatttggaaagaaatattaaatgACATAATTAGT is a window of Lotus japonicus ecotype B-129 chromosome 5, LjGifu_v1.2 DNA encoding:
- the LOC130718098 gene encoding uncharacterized protein LOC130718098, with translation MPSVGMRRTTRVFGVVKGGDTARVLRSGRRFWPDSGEGKSRRGSEGGEEGQGGVKKPEKKAERAVAMVDGDGKDDSIRLSEMVRQRNRRTLSLNDGKNGRDRFFGIVYFRKRKRNGGAGSSVLTKSGNGDRKMFRLQFSRRQRRRRERRVLTVVAKPSSGDNGGLFLRFLFHVLSQFRRFRITLKELSTFLLSEPICSAYASRGIQFLQGSVTANVGVCQIFGVTQFMPLFSVDFSAVPLCFKYLHSAMLFKSMIRSFSLVYAPVPSDVEEEISLSDFQNEVSISCNSFKREALESGIIIPKVVDISDGLSLDFSVRKSSRLASRNRQYKKSSKKRRVKSLRKRKTQNPSSNGALVSGSKRGREINLSVVASNKKLRTLSNSSTNVSLSEADPAMEDSKEGLNSSSCSANILIAEADRCYRIEGVVVTSEEVPAAGGWLLVVKKDGLTKCTVKAEKVMKSWYSNRYTHVRMFPLDNGWKLEFVNHQDWIVFKNLYKECSGRNVPAPVVKFIPVPGVHDVSGYADSCGVPFNRPSTYISANGDELSRAMNRKTANYDMDSEDEEWLSKFNKEFQEHVSEENFELIIDALEKAYYYNPDNCYDEKHVANWCQDRVSKEVVEAVHSYWMRKRKQKCSSLLRVFQCHQSKRSQFIPKPFLRKKRSFKRQPSQLCRGNHPSVLQVAADQNAVELKNAMLKVEAAKASVKEWKEIAIQKRKMAQLLMEKADLAMSKAITLVRAAEAVSSQASGELVETLAGNFLD